A genomic segment from Streptomyces sp. NBC_00459 encodes:
- a CDS encoding zinc ribbon domain-containing protein gives MAPRPVVRPAEAPDEVTGPPCPSCGTPNPPERRFCRRCATALNPAAKPEPLPWWRTVWPFRRRVRASSGRAVRLLVILAVVVALCAGALLLLPAGRALFEDTRDKLGKPKPVTPVDIRASAEVAGHPATNTTDGLSNSYWGAPAPGASVTYTFGKPFRLVDILITNGPSKNPEVYRSQARALRLDVEVTTWDGERQNKQLTLNDKPGEQPNPTGISDVKTIRLTLRSPVGLASGRQLALAEVEFFQRT, from the coding sequence GTGGCCCCACGTCCGGTCGTACGCCCCGCAGAGGCCCCCGACGAGGTGACGGGCCCGCCCTGTCCCTCCTGCGGCACCCCCAACCCGCCCGAGCGTCGGTTCTGCCGACGTTGCGCGACCGCGCTGAACCCCGCTGCGAAGCCCGAACCGCTGCCGTGGTGGCGGACCGTGTGGCCGTTCCGCCGCCGGGTGCGGGCGAGTTCGGGCAGGGCGGTGCGGCTGCTGGTGATCCTGGCCGTGGTGGTGGCGCTGTGCGCCGGCGCTCTCCTGCTGCTCCCCGCCGGACGCGCCCTGTTCGAGGACACCCGGGACAAACTGGGCAAGCCCAAGCCCGTGACCCCGGTGGACATCAGGGCGAGCGCCGAGGTTGCCGGGCACCCGGCGACGAACACCACGGACGGCCTGAGCAACAGCTACTGGGGCGCGCCCGCCCCCGGCGCCTCGGTGACGTACACCTTCGGCAAGCCGTTCCGGTTGGTCGACATCCTCATCACCAACGGCCCGTCCAAGAACCCCGAGGTCTACCGCAGTCAGGCACGCGCCCTCCGGTTGGACGTGGAGGTGACGACGTGGGACGGCGAACGCCAGAACAAGCAACTCACCCTCAACGACAAACCGGGCGAGCAGCCGAACCCCACCGGGATCAGCGACGTGAAGACGATACGCCTGACCCTGCGCTCACCCGTCGGCCTGGCTTCGGGTCGCCAACTGGCCCTGGCAGAGGTGGAGTTCTTCCAGCGAACCTGA